The region CATTGCGATGGAACAACTTTTTATAAGCAAGGAAGACAGGGAAGCGCTTTTCCTGACCTGTACTCCCGATGAACGCTATGCAGATCTGGTTCAGCATCATCAGGACTGGGTGAACCGGATTCCATTAAAATACCTGGCATCTTACCTTGGCATGACGCCGGAAACCTTAAGCCGGATCAGGGCTAAAAAAATATAAACCAAGCCAGCTGTAAAGCACTCAACTGGCATTAAGCCACATTGCGCGTGTTACCAGCCTTATTAATTCTACAGAGTTTTTAGCCTCCATTTTTTCGAGCAGGTGGCGCCTGTGTGTTTCAACGGTGTTGATACTGATAAATAATTCTTGTGCAATACGTTTGGTAGAAAAACCCTCTCCTATCAGCGTGAGCACTTCCATTTCTCTTTTTGTAAATTTTTTAACTTTCTCTATATACATAACGACCGTTTATTTAATGGCATAAAATTCCAGAAGTTTACTATCGCAAACCTTGATTGAAATCAAGAATTTTATGCAGGAAAGAGCCTCCCGTATGCTAAATCGCTGAACCAATGCTTCGTTGTGCCATCCTGTTGTAATAAATCACAAACAAAAATGAACAGACTTGTATGTTCATTTTTAAAAACCCAACTTTGTCCTATGATGAAAAAGGAAAGCGTCGACGAACGTATCATGCAAACCGCTGCCCGGTTGTTTTACACACAGGGCTATAACCTTACCGGTATTAACCAGTTGATAGACGAAGCAGGTATTGCCAAGCCATCTTTATATAATAACTATCGTTCTAAAAGTGATGTATTGCTGGCTTACCTGGACAGGCAGGCATTAACTTTATTCGACGCGTTAGAAGATCACCTCAATAAAATAAAAGGAGCCCGGAATAAGATAATCGGGATTTTTGAATATTCAATAGCGCGAAACCACACCTGTAACTTTGGAGGCTGCCCATTTTTAAAGATCAACGCGGAGGTAGCTTCATCAGAAAAAGAAGTTTTAGATCGTGTGCAGGCAATTAAAAGCCGCTTCCGCAATCTGATTTTTCAATTGGTAACCCAACTGGAAGATAAAAAAGGATTTTCTGAAAAGGCCCTGGCTGATATGCTTTATTTTATGCTGGAAGGATCAAGAGCAAGCGCATCGATTACTAAACAAATTGCCGATATGGAAAGTGCGCTGGCAACAATTCAAAAAATTATTTAAAGTACAAAACGAATCAAACGCTCATGAAAAATAAACAAGTAGCGCTCATCACCGGCGTAGGTAAACAAACAGGGATAGGTTTTGAAACGGCGAGGCAACTTGCTGCAATGGGCTACCAGGCAATTATAACCGCCCGGAAACAGGAAACCAGCGAACAGCTTGCAGATATATTAATTAAAGAACAGCTGGATATTGTACCGATGGCATTAGATGTTACGGACGAAAAGATGGTACAGGCAGTTGCAGCGGAAGTAAACAACAGGTTCGGGAAGCTTGATGTCCTGATCAACAACGCCACCTTGTTCCCAGATCAGTACAATACGGAAACAGTAGATTTAGACGATATAAGAAAGGTATTTGAAAGTAATTTTATTGGTGCGTGGGGCACCGTTAAACATTTTACCCCTTTGCTCCGGAAAAGCGAACATCCCAGGATTGTCAACATTTCTTCGGGTTCCGGAGCTTTTGGTGGGGAAGGATACAGCCTCGTTAATCCCTGGAGAGACGTCATATCAGCCTACAGCATCTCCAAAGCAGCCTTGAATGCCTTTACACTAAAAGCGGCAGCAGATTTGAAGAAAGATAACATTTTGGTGAATGCTGTTACCCCGGGACTTACCGCAACCCACGATATTTTAGCCGATTTTGGGGGACGATCGGTAAGCGACGGAGCGAAAAGTATTGTTTTTGTTGCTACGCTGCCCAAAGGAGGCCCAACAGGTAAATTTTTTAAAGACGGCGAGATCATCAGCTGGTAGGGTTAAACCGATCCGCGTTATACTTGACCACATCTTCTTCTCCCCTTTCTCTTCACGCGTCATTGCGAGGTATCTTGCAATGACGCGTTTTTAATAATTTCCCTTCGCCACCTCTCCAAATCTTCACTTTTTTAAAACCATCCCCTCAAATTTTTATTAATCTGTTATAAAAGGAGATTTTTTGCTTTAATTTGTTTACTATGTTTAAAACCCGACTTGTACTGCCATTCCTGGCATTAATAGCCCTGGGCATCAACGCCAAAGCACAACAAACCGACTCCCTGAAGCGCGACACTGTTAAAATTGATACCGCGCAAATCAATAAACTCCGGATAGATTCCCGTAAAAATGCCATCCCAACCCGGGTAAGGCCGGTGCAATTGCAAAGGGAGCAAGTGCCATTTACCATGCTGGATTATAAGGTGAACTATTGGAAAAAATCCATCACTTTTGGATTGAATTTTAACCAGTCGTCATTTACCAGTAACTACGCGGCGGGTGGTGTAAACGCAGTTGCGTTGGGATCAAACTTTATTTACCATACCGAGTATAATAAAGCGCCGTTTAGCTATGTATCCGAACTGAATTTGCAGTACGGTGTATCCAAAAACAAGGGCCAGGGCAAACGCAAAACCAACGACCGTATTTACTTTGATAACAAGGTGGCCTCCCAACTATCCAAACACTGGTACATATTTGGATCCTTAACCTTTGAGTCGCAATTTGATAAAGGTTATAATTATGTCGACAATGGAAACGGCACCTTTACCTCGCAGTACATCTCCAATTTCATGTCGCCAGGTTATTTGACCGAAGCGCTGGGTTTTGAGTATAAGCCAACCGGTTATTTTGATCTGCGTTTGGGTACAGGTACCGCCAGGCAAACCTTTGTTTTGGACCGCTCAATTCACAAAGAACAACAGGATAATTATGGTGTAGATACCAACAAAACCGTAAAAAACGATCTGGCATTTCAAATGGTGGCCTTATTTGATAAGGATATCATGAAAAACGTTCACCTCAATACCCGATATGCTTTATTTATACCCTACGGGCAGGATCTTAAATTCATTACGCACCGTGTAGATATGGTTTTATCGGCCCGCGTTAACCGGTTAATTAATGTCAGTCTTAACGGTACGCTGCTTTATGATAAACATACTTCGAAAGATGCCCAGGCTACGGAGGGCCTGGCACTGGGGATGTTGTATAAATTCCCGTAAGTTGAATAAAACTTATTTTTGAGTCCCCGGCGAATAGCCGTGATATTGTTTAAAAGCTCTTATAAAAGAAGCATCAGAGAGGTAGCCCGTAATGGAAGCTGCCTCTCCTACTGTTATACCCCCGCTGCGCATCAGCGTTAAGGCATGGTTCATACGCAGGCTTTGCACATAGCCAAAAACTGTAGTGCCAAATAGTCTTTTAAAACCTGCCTTCAGTTTAAATTCATTCAACAGAAAATCGCGCGAGAGGCTCCTGAGGCTCATATTATCCAGGTAATGGATGTTCAAATGGTCTTTAACGCCATGTAGCTTTTCCTCGTCAACCGGGTTGATGGTAGACGCTGCCCGGTTTTCATACTGGCCCGAAAGAGTAAGCAGGGTAAGCTCGGTAATTTTGGTTTTGATGTAAGCGTTGCGCAACGAGTCGGCCACGGGTGGTTCGGTAAGCAAACTCAGTCCGGAGCTTTGCAGGTAGCTTATCTTTTTATTATCAGGAAACAAGGCGAATGGCCTTGCGCCACGGCTTTGCTGTAACAGGCCATCATAAGCCTCGCCGCAGCTTAGTAATATCTCATTAAAAAAAGCGGGTTTTAAACCAACGCAAACATACTCATACCGTTTTTGCTTCGGAAAAACAAAGGAACTAACCGGGTTAACACAATTAAGCAGGTTAAACTGGCCCCGGTTCATGGTCGAGGTGGCATCAAAACCCGAAATGAGCGCGTCTGAAGAGCCATGTAGCTGAAAGTGGATACTCACATGTGTGGCATCCTGCATATTGTTGATGCGCAGGCCATCTTCAAAACGGGCCCCAAACCGCAAAATACTAAAATCATCGGCTTTAAGGCCCTGGGCATAGCAGTCAAAACGGTTGGGTACACTGCCGGTAGCGTAGGTAGTTTCAAAGGATGTGCTGAACTCCCTTTTCATCAATCTGGCAAACTCAACTCCTTCTAACTGGTACATATAATCCGTTTATGCTAATTAAAAATCCGTTTGGGCATATCGTAAATGGCTCAAAACCGGCAATTTGCGCCCATGAAACCATCATGAGCTACCGCTCAAAAAAACTAAAATGAATATAGCTCATGATAGCCTCATTTCCATTAAAAAACAAATAACTCTAATGAAAAATATCTGCAAATATAAGGTGAATACGGCGGGCTGGAAACGCGGGGTTCATTATAATTTCTTCAAAAGCTTTGAGCAGCCCTTTTTTGGCGTCAGTACCGATATGGATGCTACGGATGCTTACGACTATTGTAAACAATACGGACAGGCATTTTTTCTGTTTTACCTGCATCGCTCGCTGCTGGCAGCCAACCAGGTGCCCGAGCTGCGGCAACGGATAGAGGATGGCGACGTTTATGAATACGACACCATATCTGCCTCGGTTACGGTATTACGGCCCGATGATACTTTTGGCTTTGCCTATATGGATCATTATGAGGAGTTTGAGCAATTTGCCCCGCCGGCCCGCGCAGCCGTTGACTATGAAAAAACGACCGACAGGCTGCAGCTGCGCAAGGGTTTTAACAGCCTTATCCATTATTCCATACTGAAGGATATCCGCTTTACCAGTATGCAGCACGCGCAACCTTTAACGGGCGACGATAGTGTGCCCAAAATCGTATTCGGCCAGTTTTACCGGCGCGACGGTCGCGTTTGGCTGCCCATAGCCATCCACGCACATCATGCCCTTTGCGATGGGCGGCATATGGGCCGTTTTGTGCATTACTTTCAGGAACAGATGAACCGCATACCTGCCGGTAATATGAATGCATAGTAGTATTTTAGCCTTATAAAAACCAACATACCCCTTATGAAATTATTTATGCTGATGCTTGGCTGCACACCACCCGGGCGGAATACCGAACAACACGATACGTTTTTTGGAATCGGAGAAACGGTAAAAGATCTTATCCCTCAGATTAAAGCTTTCTGGCCCGAAGGTCAGGATCGGCTGCATGTAGACGCCTGGCGCGAAGTAACCCAGGTTAGCGGATACAGAGTGCAGGTAGTTGAGCAACCCGGTAGTACAGATGCCGAGCTCCTCAGACTGTTTTTTATAAATCTGGGCGGTTACCAGGAGGGTTTGTTTGATGAACCACATTTTAAGGTACTTACCGTGCAGCCCAACAAATCAAAAGCTTTTGCCTATGCCAAGGACACACCGTTTTATCACCAGGTTCATTTTCCCGGCGCTGAATCGCACATCGACGATAAATATGGACTGGATGTAGATGATCTGCATGAGATAGCAGATATTTTACCCGCCGCTCAGAAAGCGCAATACGCCCTGCACATTACACCCGCAGCTGACGGAACCGCGGAAGACAAAATACATTTAGGGTATTTTAAACTGGATAAATTGCCGTAAGGAGATTTGATTAGCAGTCGCTTGGTCCCAGCGATATACATGCCTTTCCTTAAGCCAAAAATTTTCTGTATATTTGATATATACGCACAGCCCGGTTCCTAACCAAAGGAAACCGGGCTGTGCTGTTAAAGGGTGAAACAGATCAAAAATCGCCCTTCTTGTATATAGTTATTTGACAGTCAATAAATTAATACTTTTTAAAGTTTTAAAAACACCTCAAAACGGGACTGTAATTTGTTAAAAAGTGTTAAAATGAAGGTTTTTCAATCGTTTTTGCCCTCTTTTTAACCCGTTTTTGGCCAGAAAAGTGTTAAAATCCGGGGTTTAAAAAGTTTTTGTAGGTGCAATGTAAAAGCTCTTTTCAAAAAGCAGGGCCGGGGTTAAAATAATTCAACGGATATATTTCAAAATCATACCTTTGTAACCTTTAAAGATTAAAAGTACTTTATAATAATGTTTGAAAATCTTTCGGATAAACTCGACAGGGCGTTCAAGGTCCTGAAGGGTCAGGGAACTATTACTGAGATAAACGTGGCCGAAACCATGAAGGAGATA is a window of Mucilaginibacter inviolabilis DNA encoding:
- a CDS encoding response regulator transcription factor; the protein is MYIEKVKKFTKREMEVLTLIGEGFSTKRIAQELFISINTVETHRRHLLEKMEAKNSVELIRLVTRAMWLNAS
- a CDS encoding TetR/AcrR family transcriptional regulator, whose translation is MMKKESVDERIMQTAARLFYTQGYNLTGINQLIDEAGIAKPSLYNNYRSKSDVLLAYLDRQALTLFDALEDHLNKIKGARNKIIGIFEYSIARNHTCNFGGCPFLKINAEVASSEKEVLDRVQAIKSRFRNLIFQLVTQLEDKKGFSEKALADMLYFMLEGSRASASITKQIADMESALATIQKII
- a CDS encoding SDR family NAD(P)-dependent oxidoreductase, yielding MKNKQVALITGVGKQTGIGFETARQLAAMGYQAIITARKQETSEQLADILIKEQLDIVPMALDVTDEKMVQAVAAEVNNRFGKLDVLINNATLFPDQYNTETVDLDDIRKVFESNFIGAWGTVKHFTPLLRKSEHPRIVNISSGSGAFGGEGYSLVNPWRDVISAYSISKAALNAFTLKAAADLKKDNILVNAVTPGLTATHDILADFGGRSVSDGAKSIVFVATLPKGGPTGKFFKDGEIISW
- a CDS encoding DUF3078 domain-containing protein, producing MFKTRLVLPFLALIALGINAKAQQTDSLKRDTVKIDTAQINKLRIDSRKNAIPTRVRPVQLQREQVPFTMLDYKVNYWKKSITFGLNFNQSSFTSNYAAGGVNAVALGSNFIYHTEYNKAPFSYVSELNLQYGVSKNKGQGKRKTNDRIYFDNKVASQLSKHWYIFGSLTFESQFDKGYNYVDNGNGTFTSQYISNFMSPGYLTEALGFEYKPTGYFDLRLGTGTARQTFVLDRSIHKEQQDNYGVDTNKTVKNDLAFQMVALFDKDIMKNVHLNTRYALFIPYGQDLKFITHRVDMVLSARVNRLINVSLNGTLLYDKHTSKDAQATEGLALGMLYKFP
- a CDS encoding helix-turn-helix transcriptional regulator → MYQLEGVEFARLMKREFSTSFETTYATGSVPNRFDCYAQGLKADDFSILRFGARFEDGLRINNMQDATHVSIHFQLHGSSDALISGFDATSTMNRGQFNLLNCVNPVSSFVFPKQKRYEYVCVGLKPAFFNEILLSCGEAYDGLLQQSRGARPFALFPDNKKISYLQSSGLSLLTEPPVADSLRNAYIKTKITELTLLTLSGQYENRAASTINPVDEEKLHGVKDHLNIHYLDNMSLRSLSRDFLLNEFKLKAGFKRLFGTTVFGYVQSLRMNHALTLMRSGGITVGEAASITGYLSDASFIRAFKQYHGYSPGTQK
- a CDS encoding CatA-like O-acetyltransferase — its product is MKNICKYKVNTAGWKRGVHYNFFKSFEQPFFGVSTDMDATDAYDYCKQYGQAFFLFYLHRSLLAANQVPELRQRIEDGDVYEYDTISASVTVLRPDDTFGFAYMDHYEEFEQFAPPARAAVDYEKTTDRLQLRKGFNSLIHYSILKDIRFTSMQHAQPLTGDDSVPKIVFGQFYRRDGRVWLPIAIHAHHALCDGRHMGRFVHYFQEQMNRIPAGNMNA
- a CDS encoding DUF1543 domain-containing protein, translated to MKLFMLMLGCTPPGRNTEQHDTFFGIGETVKDLIPQIKAFWPEGQDRLHVDAWREVTQVSGYRVQVVEQPGSTDAELLRLFFINLGGYQEGLFDEPHFKVLTVQPNKSKAFAYAKDTPFYHQVHFPGAESHIDDKYGLDVDDLHEIADILPAAQKAQYALHITPAADGTAEDKIHLGYFKLDKLP